One window of Sporocytophaga myxococcoides DSM 11118 genomic DNA carries:
- a CDS encoding response regulator encodes MEIMEKALPKVEKLVAEKGKTILAIDDVESTLDIINCTLCKKYNVVKKANGKEAFEWMHEGNIPDLIICDLRMPEMDGFEFIKHIRSSGFFREVPLLILSSYESSSVRIQCLKCGADDFMMKPFNPEELEIRVENIFKRIYK; translated from the coding sequence ATGGAAATAATGGAAAAGGCATTGCCAAAAGTTGAAAAACTTGTGGCAGAGAAGGGGAAAACTATTCTTGCAATTGATGACGTTGAGTCAACTTTAGATATAATTAATTGCACTTTGTGCAAAAAATATAATGTAGTAAAAAAGGCAAACGGTAAGGAAGCGTTTGAGTGGATGCATGAGGGGAATATACCGGATTTAATTATTTGTGATTTGCGTATGCCCGAGATGGATGGATTTGAATTTATAAAACATATCCGGTCCAGTGGATTTTTCAGAGAGGTGCCACTCCTAATTCTATCAAGTTATGAATCAAGCAGCGTGAGGATTCAGTGTCTTAAATGTGGCGCTGATGATTTTATGATGAAACCATTCAATCCTGAAGAACTTGAAATAAGAGTAGAAAATATTTTCAAAAGAATTTATAAGTAA
- a CDS encoding sugar transferase gives MELITQKKLAYIDNQADRLESFSNRMADGFDVIHFENGFKFFEWHSKGNKIDAIISAGQLHSPNGLLLLQHLKQSDVEPVPFVFLVDSITGQVRSEMLKHSVSEIFEQNVSKDPFALRLNYLIENKIHYKRAYKEGFVRHPEYKIPLVKRIFDIVFATLALIFLSPFFLLLAILIRLESRGPVFYAAKRVGTGYKIFDFYKFRSMSADADKKLKDLAHLNQYNKNKKGAESDNKKETTGAVEEKSQHTNLCEECARGNKVCQSMLFLDGKEICEKRFLLEKKEKDAAAFIKISNDPRITKIGKFIRNTSIDELPQLFNVLKGDMSIVGNRPLPLYEAEKITVDQFTLRFLAPAGITGLWQVTKRGTKEMSEAERIQLDNDYARNYSFLRDLKIIAKTIPALLQKENV, from the coding sequence ATGGAGCTTATTACACAGAAGAAGCTGGCTTATATAGACAATCAGGCAGATCGGCTAGAATCATTTTCAAATCGAATGGCAGATGGGTTTGATGTTATACATTTTGAAAACGGATTTAAGTTTTTCGAATGGCATTCTAAGGGTAATAAAATCGATGCAATAATTTCTGCTGGACAATTACACAGCCCGAATGGGCTGTTATTGTTGCAGCATTTAAAACAATCGGATGTAGAGCCGGTTCCTTTTGTTTTTCTTGTAGACAGCATTACAGGACAAGTCCGTTCTGAAATGCTTAAACATAGTGTGTCTGAAATTTTCGAGCAGAATGTTTCAAAAGATCCATTTGCATTAAGATTAAATTACCTTATAGAAAATAAAATTCATTACAAACGAGCATATAAAGAAGGCTTTGTAAGGCATCCTGAGTACAAGATTCCTTTAGTTAAGAGGATATTTGATATAGTATTTGCAACACTAGCACTTATATTTCTAAGTCCATTCTTTCTTTTGCTTGCTATATTAATAAGGCTTGAATCAAGAGGTCCAGTTTTTTATGCGGCGAAAAGGGTTGGTACCGGCTACAAGATTTTTGACTTCTATAAGTTTCGATCGATGAGTGCCGATGCTGATAAAAAGCTAAAGGACCTTGCACACTTGAATCAATACAATAAAAATAAAAAAGGTGCCGAAAGTGACAATAAAAAAGAAACAACAGGAGCTGTGGAAGAAAAGTCTCAGCACACAAACCTTTGTGAAGAGTGTGCCAGGGGAAATAAAGTTTGTCAGTCCATGCTTTTCCTAGATGGAAAAGAAATCTGTGAAAAGAGATTCCTTTTGGAAAAGAAAGAAAAGGATGCGGCTGCATTTATAAAAATAAGTAATGACCCAAGAATTACCAAGATTGGTAAGTTTATAAGGAATACTAGTATAGATGAATTGCCTCAACTTTTCAACGTATTGAAAGGGGATATGTCTATTGTTGGTAATCGTCCGCTTCCGCTTTATGAAGCTGAAAAGATTACAGTGGATCAGTTTACCCTAAGATTCCTAGCACCTGCAGGCATTACAGGTCTTTGGCAGGTAACAAAAAGAGGAACCAAGGAAATGTCAGAGGCTGAAAGAATTCAACTAGATAATGACTATGCCAGGAATTATTCATTCTTGAGAGATCTTAAAATTATTGCGAAAACAATTCCTGCATTATTACAGAAAGAAAATGTATAG